From Aspergillus fumigatus Af293 chromosome 3, whole genome shotgun sequence, a single genomic window includes:
- the ptpB gene encoding tyrosine protein phosphatase PTP1 — MAHPAIKIDTSVQATKRALPEDTEGGFDVVSGSELDDPGLDTGDNELVPPFLCQSAIEIHQKFEELEWLQRARFAEGMLSNDPAHRWALEADPEVRARNRYVNVQAWANSRIHLRVPEGECDFINASPIVLTDSVSQEERSYIATQGPKVGHFAHFWHMVFHESKDVAVIVMLTQTVESGREKCAQYFPLDHDRPSMILRHDEDDPFEHNEEYEEANDNVMGEVTLLESSFDQNSRSEVRKLRLTLANESKIVWHFLFAGWADYSKPEGEDREALLHLIELSASKCSSDNPRIVHCSAGVGRTGTFIALDHLLRELESGQLLKVTDSQTDPVFETVNRMREQRMMMVYNEMQLQFIYEVLREQVDLKLGKRTSNAGRRLDERSAKMAKLSNSSEYLPSHKPELEPVNDGPSP; from the exons ATGGCGCATCCCGCCATCAAAATCGATACGAGTGTCCAGGCGACTAAGCGTGCTCTACCGGAAGATACCGAAGGTGGTTTCGATGTGGTATCCGGTTCCGAGTTAGATGATCCCGGTCTGGACACTGGTGATAATGAACTCGTTCCCCCATTTCTGTGCCAGTCTGCCATTG AGATACACCAGAAATTTGAGGAACTTGAATGGCTACAACGGGCGCGCTTCGCCGAGGGGATGCTGTCGAATGACCCCGCCCACCGTTGGGCTTTGGAGGCGGATCCTGAGGTCAGAGCTCGAAATCGATATGTGAACGTGCAGGCATGGGCAAACTCGCGCATCCATCTCAGGGTGCCGGAAGGCGAATGCGATTTCATCAATGCATCGCCCATCGTCCTTACTGATTCAGTGTCTCAGGAGGAGAGGAGTTACATTGCAACACAG GGACCGAAAGTAGGCCACTTTGCTCATTTCTGGCACATGGTTTTCCATGAAAGCAAGGATGTGGCTGTCATCGTCATGCTCACGCAGACGGTCGAGTCGGGCCGCGAGAAGTGTGCGCAATACTTTCCCCTAGACCACGACCGGCCTTCCATGATTTTGCGgcacgacgaggacgacCCTTTCGAACACAACGAGGAGTATGAAGAAGCGAATGACAACGTAATGGGTGAAGTCACTCTATTGGAATCGAGCTTTGACCAAAACTCTCGCTCTGAGGTCCGCAAACTGCGACTCACATTGGCCAACGAGTCAAAGATCGTCTGGCATTTCCTTTTTGCTGGCTGGGCGGATTACTCTAAGCCAGAAGGCGAGGACCGCGAAGCGCTGCTTCACTTAATTGAGCTCTCCGCGTCCAAATGTTCATCGGATAACCCACGGATCGTGCATTGCAGCGCTGGTGTTGGTCGCACGGGCACTTTCATCGCATTAGACCATCTTTTGCGGGAACTGGAATCGGGGCAGCTGCTCAAGGTGACCGACTCGCAAACCGATCCCGTTTTTGAAACGGTCAACCGAATGCGAGAACagcggatgatgatggtataTAATGAAATGCAACTACAGTTCATCTATGAAGTGCTCCGCGAGCAGGTGGACCTTAAACTtgggaagaggacgagcaaTGCCGGGCGGAGATTAGACGAGAGATCTGCGAAGATGGCCAAGTTATCGAACAGCTCCGAGTATCTACCTTCCCATAAACCTGAGTTGGAGCCCGTCAATGATGGTCCCTCGCCATGA